From a region of the Eulemur rufifrons isolate Redbay chromosome 7, OSU_ERuf_1, whole genome shotgun sequence genome:
- the CRB2 gene encoding protein crumbs homolog 2: MALARPGTWTPRAPAPVLLLLLLLLLGALLAGTVPSEPPSSCASDPCAPGTQCQATDSGDYTCGPTESRGCDSQPCHHGALCVPQGPDPSGFRCYCVPGFQGPHCELDIDECASRPCHHGATCRNLADRYECHCPLGYAGVTCEAEVDECASAPCLHGGSCLDGVGSYRCVCAPGYGGARCQLDLDECQSQPCAHGGACHDLVNGFRCDCADTGYEGARCEQEVLECASAPCAHNASCLEGLGSFRCLCWPGYSGERCEVDEDECAAGPCQHGGRCLQRSDPALYGGVQAAFPGAFSFRHAAGFLCHCPPGFEGDDCGVDVDECASQPCLNGGRCQDLPNSFQCHCQEGYAGLTCQEDVDECLLDPCLHGGTCDDTVAGYICRCPEAWGGLNCSVQLTGCQGHTCPLAATCIPVFESGVHSYVCLCPPGTHGPLCGQNTTFSLVAGSPVQASVPAGGPLGLALRFRTTLPTGALATRTGTQDSLELALVGAALQATLWSHGTTALVLRLPDLALNDGHWHRVEVALRPGTLELQLWHESCPAQLCVASGPVALAPTALAAPLPAGLFSAQLGGAAFAGCLQDVRVDGHLLLPEHLSENVLVGCERREQCQSLPCAHGGACVDLWTHFRCDCPRPHSGPTCADEIPAATFGLGGTLSFASFLLQGPPGPNLTVSFFLRTRQPAGLLLQFANDSAAGLTVFLSEGQIRVEALGSPIVVLPGRWDDGLRHLVTLSFGPDQLQDLGQEVHVGGRLFAADSQPWGGPFRGCLQDLRLNGHHLLFFPVRPLENSSQPSELGGRQFQNLTMGCISEDMCSPEPCFNGGTCLVTWNDFHCTCPANFTGPTCAQQLWCPGQPCLPPATCEEVPDGFVCVAEATFREGPPAAFSGHNVSSERWLSSISLAFRTRDREAWLLRAAAGTQAGVWLAVRNGSLAAGVRGRGLPGAVLPAPGPRVADGGWHRVRLVMERPAAAASPWLLWLDGAVTPVALRGLAGDLGFLHGPGAARVLLAENFTGCLGRVALGGLPLPLARPRPGATPGPREHFAAWPGAPAPRLGCRSAPVCAPSPCLHGGACRDLFDAFACSCGPGWEGPRCEARADPCRSAPCARGRCHARPDGRFECRCLPGFAGPRCRLPVLPEDCSLNLTCPHGGPCEGGPRGANCSCQEGFAGQRCRIPSLPCEANPCLNGGTCRAAAGVSECLCSARFSGQFCEVVKGLPLPLPFPLLEVAVPAACACLLLLLLGLLSGILAARKRRQSEGTYSPSQQEVAGARLEMDSVLKVPPEERLI, encoded by the exons ATGGCGCTGGCCAGGCCTGGGACCTGGACCCCCAGGGCCCCGGCCCCTgtcctgctcctgctgctgctgctgctgctcggGGCCCTCTTGGCTG GGACGGTGCCTTCAGAGCCCCCGAGTTCCTGTGCCTCAGACCCGTGTGCTCCAGGGACCCAGTGCCAGGCTACAGACAGTGGCGACTACACCTGTGGGCCCACGGAGTCCCGGGGCTGTGACAGTCAGCCATGCCACCACGGTGCTCTGTGTGTGCCCCAGGGTCCAGACCCCAGCGGCTTCCGCTGCTACTGCGTGCCCGGTTTCCAGGGCCCACACTGCGAGCTGGACATCGATGAGTGTGCATCCCGGCCCTGCCACCATGGGGCCACCTGCCGCAACCTGGCCGATCGCTATGAGTGCCACTGCCCCCTCGGCTATGCAG GCGTGACCTGCGAGGCCGAGGTGGACGAGTGCGCGTCGGCGCCCTGCCTGCACGGGGGCTCGTGCCTGGACGGCGTGGGCTCCTACCGCTGCGTGTGCGCGCCGGGCTACGGGGGCGCCCGCTGCCAGCTGGACCTCGACGAGTGCCAGAGCCAGCCGTGCGCGCATGGGGGCGCGTGCCACGACCTGGTCAACGG GTTCCGGTGCGACTGCGCGGACACGGGCTACGAGGGCGCGCGCTGCGAGCAGGAGGTGCTGGAGTGCGCGTCGGCGCCCTGCGCGCACAACGCGTCCTGCCTCGAGGGCCTCGGGAGCTTCCGCTGCCTCTGCTGGCCAG GCTACAGCGGCGAGCGGTGCGAGGTGGACGAGGACGAGTGTGCGGCGGGCCCCTGCCAGCACGGGGGTCGGTGCCTGCAGCGCTCCGACCCGGCCCTCTACGGGGGCGTCCAGGCCGCCTTTCCTGGCGCCTTCAGCTTCCGCCACGCCGCCGGCTTCCTGTGCCACTGCCCTCCTGGCTTTGAGG GGGACGACTGCGGCGTGGACGTGGATGAGTGTGCCTCACAGCCATGCCTCAACGGAGGCCGCTGCCAGGACCTACCCAACAGTTTCCAGTGTCACTGCCAGGAAGGCTACGCAG GCCTGACGTGTCAGGAAGATGTCGATGAATGCCTCTTGGATCCCTGCCTCCACGGTGGAACCTGCGATGACACCGTGGCAGGCTACATCTGCCGGTGCCCAGAGGCCTGGGGCGGGCTCAACTGTTCTGTGCAGCTCACTGGCTGCCAGGGCCACACCTGTCCGCTGGCTGCCACCTGCATCCCTGTCTTCGAGTCTGGGGTCCACAGTTATGTCTGCCTCTGCCCCCCTGGTACCCATGGACCTTTGTGTGGCCAGAATACTACCTTCTCTCTGGTGGCAGGGAGCCCTGTGCAGGCATCGGTGCCAGCTGGTGGCCCCCTGGGTCTGGCACTGAGGTTTCGCACTACACTGCCCACTGGGGCTTTGGCCACTCGCACTGGCACCCAGGACAGCTTGGAGCTGGCACTGGTGGGGGCTGCACTTCAGGCCACACTCTGGAGCCACGGCACCACTGCGCTTGTCCTGAGACTGCCGGACCTGGCCCTAAATGATGGCCACTGGCACCGGGTGGAGGTGGCGCTCCGCCCAGGGACCCTGGAGCTGCAGCTGTGGCATGAGAgctgccctgcccagctctgtGTGGCCTCTGGTCCTGTGGCCCTGGCTCCTACGGCTTTGGCGGCCCCGCTGCCTGCCGGGCTCTTCTCTGCCCAGCTGGGCGGTGCGGCCTTTGCAGGCTGCCTCCAGGACGTGCGTGTGGACGGGCACCTCCTGCTGCCTGAGCACCTCAGCGAGAACGTCCTCGTGGGCTGCGAGCGCCGTGAGCAATGCCAGTCTCTGCCTTGTGCCCATGGAGGGGCCTGCGTGGACCTGTGGACTCATTTCCGTTGCGACTGTCCCAGGCCTCACAGCGGACCCACGTGTGCTGACG AGATTCCTGCCGCCACCTTTGGCTTGGGGGGCACCCTCAGCTTTGCCTCCTTTCTGCTCCAAGGGCCACCAGGCCCCAACCTCACCGTGTCCTTCTTCCTTCGCACGCGGCAGCCCGCTGGCCTGCTGCTCCAGTTCGCCAACGACTCAGCAGCGGGCCTGACGGTGTTCCTGAGCGAGGGTCAGATCCGGGTGGAGGCGCTGGGCAGTCCTATTGTGGTGCTCCCTGGGCGCTGGGATGATGGCCTCCGCCACCTGGTGACGCTCAGCTTTGGGCCCGACCAGCTGCAGGACCTGGGGCAGGAGGTGCACGTGGGTGGGAGGCTCTTCGCTGCTGACAGCCAGCCCTGGGGCGGGCCCTTCCGAGGCTGCCTCCAGGACCTGCGACTCAATGGCCACCACCTCCTCTTCTTTCCTGTGAGGCCATTGGAGAACTCAAGCCAGCCCAGCGAGCTTGGTGGCAGGCAGTTCCAGAACCTCACCATGGGCTGCATCTCTGAGGACATGTGCAGT CCTGAGCCCTGTTTCAACGGCGGGACTTGCCTTGTTACCTGGAATGACTTCCACTGCACCTGCCCTGCCAACTTCACAGGGCCCACGTGTGCCCAGCAGCTGTGGTGCCCCGGGCAGCCCTGTCTCCCACCGGCCACCTGTGAGGAGGTCCCCGATGGCTTTGTCT GTGTGGCCGAGGCCACGTTCCGTGAGGGCCCCCCTGCCGCGTTCAGCGGGCACAACGTGTCCTCGGAGCGCTGGCTCAGCAGCATCTCGCTGGCGTTCCGCACGCGCGACCGCGAGGCCTGGCTATTGCGCGCCGCGGCGGGCACCCAGGCCGGCGTGTGGCTGGCGGTGCGCAACGGCTCGCTGGCGGCCGGCGTGCGGGGCCGCGGCCTGCCTGGCGCTGTGCTGCCTGCGCCCGGGCCGCGCGTGGCCGACGGCGGCTGGCACCGCGTGCGCCTGGTCATGGAACGCCCCGCAGCTGCTGCCTCGCCCTGGCTGCTGTGGCTGGACGGCGCGGTGACGCCGGTGGCGCTGCGCGGTCTGGCCGGCGACCTGGGCTTCCTGCACGGGCCGGGCGCCGCGCGCGTCCTGCTGGCCGAGAACTTCACCGGCTGCCTGGGCCGCGTGGCGCTGGGCGGCCTCCCGCTGCCCCTGGCGCGGCCGCGGCCCGGCGCGACCCCCGGCCCCCGAGAGCACTTCGCGGCCTGGCCTGGGGCGCCGGCCCCGCGCCTCGGCTGCCGCAGCGCGCCCGTGTGTGCGCCCTCGCCCTGCCTGCACGGCGGCGCCTGCCGCGACCTCTTCGACGCCTTCGCCTGCTCCTGCGGCCCGGGCTGGGAGGGCCCGCGCTGCGAGGCCCGCGCCGACCCGTGTCGCTCTGCGCCCTGCGCCCGCGGCCGCTGTCACGCGCGCCCCGACGGCCGCTTCGAGTGCCGCTGCCTGCCCGGCTTCGCGGGCCCACGCTGCAG GTTGCCCGTGCTGCCCGAGGACTGCAGCCTGAACCTCACCTGCCCCCATGGTGGCCCGTGTGAGGGTGGGCCCCGGGGCGCCAACTGCAGCTGCCAGGAGGGCTTTGCTGGCCAGAG gtgcCGGATCCCCAGCCTCCCCTGTGAGGCCAATCCTTGCCTGAACGGGGGCACCTGCCGGGCAGCTGCTGGGGTGTCAGAGTGTCTCTGCAGTGCCAGGTTCTCGGGCCAGTTCTGCGAAGTGGTG AAGGGCCTGCCCCTGCCGCTGCCGTTCCCGCTGCTGGAGGTGGCAGTGCCTGCAGCCTgtgcctgcctcctcctcctcctcctgggcctccTCTCAGGGATCCTGGCAGCCAGAAAGCGCCGTCAGTCCGAGGGCACCTACAGCCCGAGCCAGCAGGAGGTGGCCGGGGCCCGGCTGGAGATGGACAGTGTCCTCAAGGTGCCGCCCGAGGAGAGACTCATCTAG